A genomic stretch from Desulfolutivibrio sulfodismutans DSM 3696 includes:
- the mads5 gene encoding methylation-associated defense system restriction endonuclease subunit S MAD5 encodes MSRKFQVKSIPSTWLISNGRRLDCGPYMSGAVEIRELLKRHFTQKLPDLTSGHDGGIYYGPRSNRNYVTDAEHGVPFLTTTFMMQADLTRLPLVSKKEAKSRKLANQQVKQGMALISRSGTVGRTIYARSSMNKVWSNEDIIKIVVDPQQVKSGYLFAYLCTRFGVPFVLSGKYGSVISHLEPEHFSDLLVPRLDADIEQKAHDFIEESAAFLDNYQANLNDATELYFDSVGLKDITPSEWHSWGSDLGFTAPTSIQSLRALNFNPRFIRLCELIKSGPWKPLGSLCIPGTLKRGNRFNRIDADPEYAYRLVGQKELFWLRPEGRWIAKKFVPDDVLVENGSILVAARGTLGESELYCRATFIHGKLTENAYSEDILRVIGNENEIERGALFAFMRSESAFRMLRSISVGSKLQDHHYTMLPSLPIPYPPNDIRKRCNDFIIEAYVARETALELEDRARSLVERAIEEGGR; translated from the coding sequence ATGAGCAGAAAGTTTCAAGTAAAATCGATCCCAAGCACCTGGTTGATAAGCAACGGCAGGCGGCTCGATTGCGGCCCCTATATGTCTGGTGCAGTTGAGATTCGTGAGCTACTGAAAAGGCACTTCACTCAAAAACTGCCCGATCTCACATCAGGTCACGATGGTGGGATTTACTACGGACCAAGAAGCAACCGTAACTATGTCACTGATGCTGAACATGGTGTGCCATTTCTGACAACAACATTCATGATGCAGGCCGACTTAACTCGTCTGCCTTTGGTCAGCAAGAAGGAGGCAAAGTCACGAAAGCTGGCTAATCAGCAGGTTAAACAAGGCATGGCGCTAATCAGCCGATCTGGAACTGTTGGACGGACAATATATGCTCGCTCAAGCATGAATAAGGTTTGGTCGAATGAAGACATAATAAAGATTGTTGTTGACCCTCAACAAGTTAAATCTGGATATCTATTTGCCTACCTTTGCACTCGATTCGGCGTCCCATTTGTACTATCCGGAAAATACGGTTCAGTTATTTCGCATCTTGAGCCCGAGCATTTTAGCGATTTGCTTGTTCCTCGTCTCGACGCAGATATTGAGCAGAAGGCTCATGACTTTATTGAAGAATCAGCCGCATTTCTCGATAATTATCAAGCCAACTTAAATGACGCAACGGAGCTCTACTTCGACTCCGTTGGCCTGAAGGACATTACTCCAAGCGAGTGGCATTCTTGGGGCTCAGACCTCGGTTTCACAGCCCCCACAAGTATTCAATCTCTCCGAGCCCTAAACTTTAATCCCCGGTTTATTCGGCTTTGTGAACTAATCAAAAGCGGGCCATGGAAACCGCTGGGTAGCCTATGTATTCCCGGAACGCTCAAACGGGGGAACCGCTTTAATCGAATCGATGCAGATCCTGAATACGCTTACAGATTGGTCGGACAAAAAGAACTCTTTTGGCTTCGCCCAGAAGGCCGTTGGATCGCGAAAAAATTTGTTCCAGATGATGTTCTGGTAGAAAACGGATCGATTTTGGTTGCAGCAAGGGGAACTCTAGGGGAAAGCGAACTTTATTGCAGGGCAACATTCATCCATGGAAAGTTGACAGAAAATGCGTACTCCGAGGATATCTTGCGCGTCATAGGCAATGAGAATGAAATTGAGCGTGGTGCACTCTTTGCCTTTATGCGTTCCGAGTCCGCTTTCAGGATGCTCCGCTCCATTTCTGTCGGCAGCAAGCTGCAAGATCATCATTACACGATGCTTCCCTCTCTTCCCATTCCTTACCCGCCCAATGACATCAGAAAACGCTGCAACGATTTCATAATTGAAGCATACGTGGCAAGGGAAACGGCTTTAGAGCTGGAAGACCGTGCCCGCTCTCTCGTCGAACGCGCCATCGAGGAGGGAGGCCGCTAA